The Lachnospiraceae bacterium oral taxon 500 genome window below encodes:
- a CDS encoding RNA polymerase subunit sigma-70, with product MNDQEIIDLYWTREESAITATAEKYGSYCHAIAYRILYNNQDAEECTNDTYLGAWNSMPPRRPNRLSTYLGKITRNLALNRYKRYTAEKRGGGQVESVLSELEDCIPAAGSVEQAAEEEVLVSVINRFLQAQPSEKRNIFIRRYWHLWAVRNIADAYGMSESKVTSMLFRMRGELRRCLEQEDIVL from the coding sequence ATGAACGATCAGGAAATCATTGATTTATATTGGACGCGGGAAGAAAGTGCCATCACAGCAACAGCCGAAAAATACGGCAGTTACTGTCATGCAATTGCCTACCGGATTTTGTATAATAATCAGGATGCGGAAGAATGTACTAACGATACCTATCTGGGAGCATGGAATTCGATGCCGCCGCGGCGACCCAATCGTTTATCAACTTACCTGGGGAAAATTACGCGTAACCTTGCTCTTAACCGGTATAAGCGGTATACCGCAGAAAAACGCGGCGGCGGACAGGTAGAGAGTGTATTATCGGAATTAGAGGACTGTATTCCGGCAGCAGGAAGCGTTGAGCAGGCGGCCGAGGAGGAAGTGCTGGTTTCGGTGATTAATCGCTTTTTGCAGGCGCAGCCGAGCGAAAAACGCAATATTTTCATTCGCCGTTACTGGCATTTGTGGGCAGTCCGAAACATTGCCGATGCCTATGGTATGAGCGAAAGCAAGGTGACTTCGATGCTTTTTCGGATGCGCGGCGAATTAAGAAGATGTCTGGAACAGGAGGATATTGTGCTATGA
- a CDS encoding ribonucleoside-diphosphate reductase subunit alpha, giving the protein MEKIKKIKKRDGSVVDFEAKKIETAMDKAFHSVGESVSAEELTALTDAVTELIWQRFGTEGVPGVEEVQDLVELTLIDRKYYSAVKAFILYRSAHNDKRRKIDGFKAYIQDPDTLALIKGIAKEFSAEEYDLKYLLAKLESFAKKEMTEEDYLKALIRGAAELTAKEAPDWEFIAGRFLRLGLQNEIDQENARHGVFSLPEKIKKWEQMGLYGAYIRKNYSNDEISQLESYLVPERDALFTYSALDLLMKRYLIKDTDGRILETPQEMFMGIAMHLALPEGENRVKWAKKIYDILSKLQVTMATPTLSNARKPFHQLSSCFIDTVPDSLEGIYRSLDNFAQVSKHGGGMGMYYGKVRAAGSDIRGFKGVAGGVIRWVRLANDTAVAVDQLGVRQGSVAVYLDVWHKDVPEFLQLRTNNGDDRMKAHDVFPGICYPDLFWRLAKENIDAVWYMMCPHEIKTEMGYALEDFYGQQWEEKYWECVKNPRISKRTMAVKEMVRLIIRSVIETGTPFAFNRDTVNRLNPNKHQGMVYSSNLCTEIMQNMKEIRSLETEIVTDGGESIVQTKTAAGDFVVCNLASLVLGNLNLDSAQELEEVVTTAVRALDNVIDLNYYPLPYAEITNQKYRAIGLGTSGYHHALAQRGIAFSSEAHLRYMDEVYEKINYYAIKASSDLAAEKGSYAYFTGSEWQDGRYFERRGYVSEKWQALKGKVAEQGLRNGYLLAVAPTGSTSIIAGTTAGVDPVMSRYFLEEKKGAIIPRVAPGLNAETFWLYENAHDIDQNWVVRSAGMRQRHIDQGQSVNFYITNDFTMKRILNLYLRAWEEGVKSIYYVRSKSLEVEQCDSCSA; this is encoded by the coding sequence ATGGAAAAAATAAAGAAAATCAAAAAAAGAGACGGCAGTGTGGTTGATTTTGAGGCAAAAAAAATCGAAACTGCCATGGATAAAGCATTTCATTCGGTGGGCGAGTCCGTTTCTGCGGAAGAGTTGACCGCTTTGACGGACGCGGTGACGGAATTGATCTGGCAGCGCTTTGGAACAGAAGGAGTTCCCGGTGTGGAAGAAGTGCAGGATTTGGTTGAGTTGACGCTGATTGACCGCAAATATTATTCGGCAGTCAAGGCATTTATTTTGTACCGGTCAGCTCACAATGACAAACGTCGAAAAATAGACGGATTTAAAGCATATATTCAGGATCCGGATACGCTGGCACTGATTAAGGGGATTGCCAAGGAGTTCAGCGCTGAAGAATATGATTTGAAATATTTGCTGGCCAAGTTGGAGAGTTTTGCTAAAAAGGAGATGACGGAAGAGGATTATTTGAAAGCACTGATTCGGGGAGCGGCGGAACTGACAGCCAAAGAAGCGCCGGATTGGGAGTTTATTGCCGGCCGTTTTCTGCGCCTTGGCCTGCAAAATGAAATTGATCAGGAAAATGCCCGGCACGGAGTGTTCAGCTTGCCGGAAAAAATCAAAAAATGGGAACAAATGGGACTATACGGCGCTTATATCAGGAAGAATTACAGCAATGATGAAATCAGCCAGCTGGAAAGCTATCTGGTACCGGAAAGAGATGCCTTATTTACCTATTCGGCACTGGATCTACTGATGAAGCGCTATTTGATCAAAGATACTGACGGCCGTATTCTGGAAACTCCGCAGGAGATGTTTATGGGCATTGCCATGCACCTGGCGCTGCCGGAGGGCGAAAATCGGGTTAAGTGGGCGAAAAAGATTTACGATATTTTAAGTAAATTGCAGGTAACGATGGCAACGCCGACTTTATCCAATGCCCGCAAGCCTTTTCATCAGCTTTCGTCCTGCTTTATCGACACGGTGCCGGATTCGCTGGAAGGCATTTACCGGTCGCTGGATAATTTTGCTCAGGTCAGCAAACATGGCGGCGGCATGGGGATGTATTACGGCAAGGTCAGAGCGGCGGGCTCGGATATCCGCGGCTTTAAGGGCGTGGCCGGCGGTGTTATTCGCTGGGTGCGGCTGGCTAACGATACTGCGGTGGCGGTTGACCAGCTGGGCGTACGCCAGGGCAGCGTGGCGGTTTATTTGGATGTCTGGCATAAGGACGTACCGGAGTTTTTGCAGCTGCGGACGAACAACGGTGACGACCGGATGAAGGCGCATGATGTTTTTCCGGGAATTTGCTATCCCGACCTGTTTTGGCGGCTGGCCAAGGAAAATATTGATGCCGTATGGTATATGATGTGTCCGCATGAGATTAAAACAGAAATGGGCTATGCCTTGGAGGATTTTTACGGCCAGCAGTGGGAGGAAAAATATTGGGAATGTGTTAAAAACCCCCGAATTTCCAAGCGAACGATGGCGGTTAAGGAGATGGTCAGACTGATTATTCGGAGTGTGATTGAAACGGGAACGCCGTTTGCTTTTAACCGCGATACGGTCAATCGCTTAAACCCGAATAAGCATCAGGGTATGGTTTATTCCTCGAACTTGTGTACGGAAATTATGCAGAATATGAAAGAGATTCGTTCGCTGGAGACGGAGATTGTAACGGATGGCGGGGAAAGCATCGTGCAGACGAAAACAGCGGCCGGGGATTTTGTGGTTTGTAATCTGGCTTCTCTGGTGCTGGGCAATCTCAATTTGGATTCGGCGCAGGAACTGGAGGAAGTGGTCACCACTGCTGTTCGGGCGCTGGATAATGTCATAGATTTGAATTATTATCCGCTGCCCTATGCCGAAATTACCAATCAAAAATACCGGGCAATCGGCCTGGGTACCAGCGGTTATCATCATGCTTTGGCGCAGCGGGGGATTGCTTTCAGCTCGGAGGCACATTTGCGCTATATGGACGAGGTTTATGAAAAAATTAATTATTATGCAATTAAAGCCAGTTCCGATTTGGCAGCCGAAAAAGGGAGCTATGCTTATTTTACCGGCAGTGAGTGGCAGGATGGCCGGTATTTTGAGCGGCGCGGCTATGTTTCGGAAAAATGGCAGGCTTTAAAAGGCAAGGTGGCGGAGCAGGGACTGCGTAACGGCTATTTACTGGCGGTGGCGCCGACCGGATCGACTTCGATTATCGCCGGAACGACGGCCGGGGTTGACCCGGTTATGAGCCGGTATTTTCTGGAAGAAAAGAAAGGAGCAATCATTCCGCGGGTGGCGCCGGGACTGAACGCCGAGACTTTTTGGCTGTATGAAAACGCGCATGATATTGACCAAAACTGG